The following proteins are co-located in the Triticum aestivum cultivar Chinese Spring chromosome 1A, IWGSC CS RefSeq v2.1, whole genome shotgun sequence genome:
- the LOC123059106 gene encoding ubiquitin-conjugating enzyme E2 7, translating into MAAPPSQASLLLQKQLRDLAKNPVDGFSAGLVDDGNVFEWQVTIIGPPETLYDGGYFNAVMTFPQDYPNSPPSVRFTSEMWHPNVYPDGRVCISILHPPGDDPNGYELASERWTPVHTVESIVLSIISMLSSPNDESPANIEAAKDWREKRAEFKKKVRSLVRKSQEML; encoded by the exons ATGGCGGCCCCCCCGAGCCAGGCGAGCCTCCTGCTCCAGAAGCAGCTCCGAG ATCTAGCGAAGAACCCCGTGGACGGGTTCTCGGCGGGGCTGGTGGACGACGGCAACGTGTTTGAGTGGCAGGTCACCATCATCGGCCCGCCGGAGACGTTATA TGATGGAGGCTACTTCAATGCAGTAATGACCTTTCCTCAGGATTATCCCAACAGTCCTCCATCAGTAAGGTTTACTTCTGAGATGTGGCATCCAAACG TCTATCCTGATGGGCGTGTGTGCATTTCTATTCTTCATCCACCTGGTGATGATCCGAATGGTTACGAGCTTGCAAGTGAACGGTGGACACCAGTGCACACA GTTGAGAGTATAGTTTTGAGCATTATTTCGATGCTCTCTAGTCCAAACGATGAGTCTCCAGCAAATATTGAAGCGGCT AAGGACTGGAGAGAAAAGAGGGCCGAATTCAAGAAAAAGGTGAGGAGCCTTGTTCGCAAATCTCAGGAAATGCTCTGA
- the LOC123059133 gene encoding histone H2B.11-like: MAPKAEKKPAEKKPAEEKAEKAPKGEKKPKAEKRLPAAKEGGGGGGSDKKAKKAKKSVETYKIYIFKVLKQVHPDIGISSKAMSIMNSFINDIFEKLAQEAAKLARYNKKPTITSREIQTSVRLVLPGELAKHAVSEGTKAVTKFTSS; the protein is encoded by the coding sequence ATGGCGCCCAAGGCGGAGAAGAAGCCCGCGGAGAAGAAGCCGGCGGAGGAGAAGGCGGAGAAGGCGCCCAAGggggagaagaagcccaaggcggaGAAGCGGCTgccggcggccaaggagggcggcggcggcggcggctcggacaagaaggccaagaaggccaagaagagcgtggagacgtacaagatctacatcttcaaggtgctgaagcaggtgcacCCGGACATCGGCATCTCCTCCAAGGCCATGTCcatcatgaactccttcatcaacgaCATCTTCGAGAAGCTCGCGCAGGAGGCCGCCAAGCTCGCCCGGTACAACAAGAAGCCCACCATCACCTCCCGCGAGATCCAGACCTCCGTCCGCCTCGTCCTCCCCGGCGAGCTCGCCAAGCACGCTGTCTCCGAGGGCACCAAGGCCgtcaccaagttcacctcctcctAG
- the LOC123059115 gene encoding probable monofunctional riboflavin biosynthesis protein RIBA 3, chloroplastic isoform X2: MTAFFQIASEQDDEKGDNEGDLIMAADQASPESIAFMIRNGSGIISVGMKEEDLERLMLPMMSPVTEIGDISAVASTVTVDARVGISTGVSAADRAKTILALASPDSKPSDLRRPGHIFPLKYRNGGVLKRAGHTEASVDLVALAGLRPVSVLSTIIDPKDGSMASTQALKQMALEHDVPIVSIADLIRYRRKREKLVELIAVSRLPTKWGLFRAYCYQSKLDGTEHIAVAKGDIGDGEDVLVRVHSECLTGDILGSARCDCGEQLDLAMQLIEKAGCGVLVYLRGHEGRGIGLGQKLRAYNLQDQGSDTVEANVELGLAIDSREYGIGAQILRDIGVRTMRLMTNNPAKFVGLKGYGLAVVGRVPVISPITKENQKYLETKRTKMGHLYGSDLPGGLLKEFLNPTEDNATN, translated from the exons ATGACTGCCTTTTTTCAAATCGCCAGTGAGCAAG ATGACGAGAAGGGTGACAACGAAGGGGATCTTATCATGGCAGCCGATCAAGCCAGCCCAGAATCAATTGCATTCATGATCAGAAATGGTTCCGGCATCATCTCAGTGGGCATGAAGGAAGAGGACCTAGAAAGGTTGATGCTTCCTATGATGTCTCCGGTCACGGAAATTGGTGACATTTCAGCTGTTGCTTCCACAGTGACAGTG GATGCGAGAGTGGGCATATCCACTGGTGTATCAGCTGCAGACAGGGCAAAGACCATCCTTGCTCTGGCCTCCCCTGACTCCAAGCCCAGTGATCTCAGAAGGCCAGGCCACATATTCCCCCTCAAGTACCGGAATGGAGGCGTGCTAAAAAGAGCCGGGCACACCGAGGCGTCGGTGGATCTTGTCGCATTGGCCGGCTTACGCCCTGTATCTGTCCTTTCAACCATCATCGACCCGAAGGACGGCTCGATGGCATCAACACAAGCGCTGAAACAGATGGCTTTGGAGCATGATGTCCCGATTGTTTCGATCGCTGATCTCATCCG GTACAGGAGGAAAAGGGAGAAGCTGGTGGAATTGATCGCTGTATCTCGTTTGCCTACTAAATGGGGCCTATTCCGTGCTTACTGCTACCAATCCAAGCTGGATGGAACTGAGCACATCGCTGTTGCAAAG GGTGATATTGGCGATGGAGAAGACGTGCTGGTGAGGGTGCATTCAGAGTGCCTGACCGGCGACATCCTCGGCTCCGCCCGCTGCGACTGTGGCGAGCAGCTGGACCTGGCGATGCAGCTGATCGAGAAGGCCGGCTGCGGCGTCCTCGTGTACCTACGCGGACATGAAGGCCGAGGCATCGGGCTCGGCCAGAAGCTCCGCGCCTACAACCTGCAGGACCAAGGCAGCGACACGGTGGAGGCCAACGTCGAGCTCGGCCTCGCCATCGACTCCCGCGAGTACGGCATCGGCGCCCAG ATTCTCAGGGACATTGGCGTGCGCACGATGCGGCTGATGACGAACAACCCGGCCAAATTCGTGGGGCTCAAGGGGTACGGGCTCGCGGTGGTGGGCCGGGTCCCGGTGATCTCGCCGATCACAAAGGAGAACCAGAAATACCTCGAGACCAAGAGGACCAAGATGGGGCACCTCTACGGCTCCGACCTCCCCGGCGGCCTCCTCAAGGAATTCCTCAACCCTACGGAAGACAACGCCACGAACTAA
- the LOC123059115 gene encoding probable monofunctional riboflavin biosynthesis protein RIBA 3, chloroplastic isoform X1 produces MDCVLLSSHLSSHATVNARLQQCSVSLNSIGFAVIRKGCLRLRCYAIGDAGRRNDPLNENKNGPISQELNGSSASFTTVGAEVTQETGDFFSSDAEGDPDKPTEGFSSIEDAINSLREGKFVIAVDDEKGDNEGDLIMAADQASPESIAFMIRNGSGIISVGMKEEDLERLMLPMMSPVTEIGDISAVASTVTVDARVGISTGVSAADRAKTILALASPDSKPSDLRRPGHIFPLKYRNGGVLKRAGHTEASVDLVALAGLRPVSVLSTIIDPKDGSMASTQALKQMALEHDVPIVSIADLIRYRRKREKLVELIAVSRLPTKWGLFRAYCYQSKLDGTEHIAVAKGDIGDGEDVLVRVHSECLTGDILGSARCDCGEQLDLAMQLIEKAGCGVLVYLRGHEGRGIGLGQKLRAYNLQDQGSDTVEANVELGLAIDSREYGIGAQILRDIGVRTMRLMTNNPAKFVGLKGYGLAVVGRVPVISPITKENQKYLETKRTKMGHLYGSDLPGGLLKEFLNPTEDNATN; encoded by the exons ATGGACTGCGTTCTTCTGAGCTCACACTTGTCGTCCCATGCCACTGTTAACGCAAG GCTTCAGCAATGCTCTGTTAGTCTCAACAGTATAGGATTTGCAGTTATCAGAAAGGGATGCTTAAGATTAAGGTGCTATGCAATTGGTGATGCAGGGCGTCGAAATGATCCTTTGAACGAGAACAAGAATGGGCCAATTTCACAAGAACTAAACGGGTCCAGTGCTTCCTTCACAACTGTTGGTGCTGAAGTCACTCAAGAAACAGGAGATTTCTTTAGTAGTGATGCCGAGGGTGACCCTGATAAACCGACGGAGGGTTTCTCCTCGATCGAGGATGCTATAAATTCGCTGCGGGAGGGAAAG TTTGTTATTGCCGTAGATGACGAGAAGGGTGACAACGAAGGGGATCTTATCATGGCAGCCGATCAAGCCAGCCCAGAATCAATTGCATTCATGATCAGAAATGGTTCCGGCATCATCTCAGTGGGCATGAAGGAAGAGGACCTAGAAAGGTTGATGCTTCCTATGATGTCTCCGGTCACGGAAATTGGTGACATTTCAGCTGTTGCTTCCACAGTGACAGTG GATGCGAGAGTGGGCATATCCACTGGTGTATCAGCTGCAGACAGGGCAAAGACCATCCTTGCTCTGGCCTCCCCTGACTCCAAGCCCAGTGATCTCAGAAGGCCAGGCCACATATTCCCCCTCAAGTACCGGAATGGAGGCGTGCTAAAAAGAGCCGGGCACACCGAGGCGTCGGTGGATCTTGTCGCATTGGCCGGCTTACGCCCTGTATCTGTCCTTTCAACCATCATCGACCCGAAGGACGGCTCGATGGCATCAACACAAGCGCTGAAACAGATGGCTTTGGAGCATGATGTCCCGATTGTTTCGATCGCTGATCTCATCCG GTACAGGAGGAAAAGGGAGAAGCTGGTGGAATTGATCGCTGTATCTCGTTTGCCTACTAAATGGGGCCTATTCCGTGCTTACTGCTACCAATCCAAGCTGGATGGAACTGAGCACATCGCTGTTGCAAAG GGTGATATTGGCGATGGAGAAGACGTGCTGGTGAGGGTGCATTCAGAGTGCCTGACCGGCGACATCCTCGGCTCCGCCCGCTGCGACTGTGGCGAGCAGCTGGACCTGGCGATGCAGCTGATCGAGAAGGCCGGCTGCGGCGTCCTCGTGTACCTACGCGGACATGAAGGCCGAGGCATCGGGCTCGGCCAGAAGCTCCGCGCCTACAACCTGCAGGACCAAGGCAGCGACACGGTGGAGGCCAACGTCGAGCTCGGCCTCGCCATCGACTCCCGCGAGTACGGCATCGGCGCCCAG ATTCTCAGGGACATTGGCGTGCGCACGATGCGGCTGATGACGAACAACCCGGCCAAATTCGTGGGGCTCAAGGGGTACGGGCTCGCGGTGGTGGGCCGGGTCCCGGTGATCTCGCCGATCACAAAGGAGAACCAGAAATACCTCGAGACCAAGAGGACCAAGATGGGGCACCTCTACGGCTCCGACCTCCCCGGCGGCCTCCTCAAGGAATTCCTCAACCCTACGGAAGACAACGCCACGAACTAA